Proteins from a single region of Streptomyces vinaceus:
- a CDS encoding 1-phosphofructokinase family hexose kinase, translated as MILTVTLNTALDVTHHVPKLIPHTSHRVTAVSERPGGKGLNVARVLAALGHEVTATGFTGGRTGAVVRELLAGTDRLTDALVPCAGTTRRTLAVVDEASGDTTQFNEPGPLIGSAEWAAFLGRYEELLAGAAAVALCGSLPPGVPVGAYAVLVRAARAAGVPVLLDTSGEALRRGVAARPEMIKPNAAELAELTGSREPLQATRDARRRGAHAVVTSLGPGGLLAATPEGTWRAAPPRALTGNPTGAGDSAVAGLLSALTEGLDWPARLTRAVALSAATVHAPTAGDFDPGTYEELRHTITITAGN; from the coding sequence ATGATCCTCACCGTGACGCTCAACACCGCACTCGACGTCACCCACCACGTACCGAAGCTGATTCCGCACACCTCGCACCGGGTCACCGCCGTGAGCGAGCGGCCGGGCGGCAAGGGCCTCAACGTCGCCCGGGTACTGGCCGCGCTCGGGCACGAGGTCACCGCGACCGGCTTCACGGGCGGGCGCACGGGCGCCGTCGTACGCGAACTGCTCGCCGGCACCGACCGGCTGACGGACGCTCTGGTCCCCTGCGCGGGCACCACCCGGCGCACCCTGGCCGTGGTCGACGAGGCCTCGGGCGACACCACGCAGTTCAACGAGCCGGGCCCGCTGATCGGTTCCGCGGAATGGGCCGCCTTCCTCGGCCGCTACGAGGAGCTGCTGGCCGGGGCCGCCGCGGTGGCCCTGTGCGGCAGCCTCCCGCCGGGCGTCCCGGTGGGCGCGTACGCGGTGCTCGTACGGGCGGCCCGCGCGGCGGGGGTGCCGGTGCTCCTGGACACCAGCGGCGAGGCCCTGCGCCGCGGGGTCGCCGCCCGGCCCGAGATGATCAAGCCGAACGCAGCCGAGCTCGCCGAGCTGACCGGCTCCCGCGAGCCCCTCCAGGCCACCCGCGACGCCCGCCGCCGCGGCGCGCACGCCGTGGTGACCTCGCTCGGCCCGGGCGGGCTGCTGGCGGCCACCCCCGAGGGCACCTGGCGGGCGGCCCCACCGCGCGCCCTGACGGGCAACCCGACCGGAGCGGGCGACTCCGCCGTGGCGGGCCTGCTGTCGGCCCTCACGGAGGGCCTGGACTGGCCCGCCCGCCTGACCCGGGCCGTGGCCCTCTCGGCGGCCACGGTGCACGCCCCCACGGCGGGCGATTTCGACCCCGGCACCTACGAGGAACTACGCCACACCATCACGATCACCGCCGGCAACTGA
- the nagA gene encoding N-acetylglucosamine-6-phosphate deacetylase produces MSGSAHSTVLSGARVVLPTGTVAGGRVIVDGERIAGSAGEGARTVDLSGHWLVPGFVDMHNHGGGGASFTSGTAEEVLKGVRTHREHGTTTLVASTVTGDLDELARRAGLLAELTQQGEIAGVHFEGPFINPCRKGAHKEDLLRDPDPAEVRKLIDAAHGAARMFTLATELPGGLDSVRLLAEHGVIAAIGHTDSTYEQTRQAIDAGATVATHLYNAMPGMEHRAPGPIAALLEDERVTVELINDGTHLHPAMLELAFHHAGAHRVALITDAMDAAGFGDGIYHLGPLEVEVKEGVARLVEGGSIAGSTLTLDTAFKRSVTLDKLPVESVVQAISANPAKLIGLYDEVGSLEPGKYADLVVLDAEFDVKGVMRRGEWIVDPLA; encoded by the coding sequence ATGTCCGGAAGCGCACACAGCACCGTTCTCTCCGGCGCCAGGGTGGTCCTGCCCACCGGGACCGTGGCGGGCGGCCGCGTCATCGTCGACGGCGAGCGCATCGCCGGCAGCGCCGGCGAGGGCGCGCGCACCGTCGACCTGTCCGGGCACTGGCTCGTCCCCGGCTTCGTGGACATGCACAACCACGGCGGCGGCGGCGCCTCCTTCACCTCCGGCACCGCCGAGGAGGTCCTCAAGGGCGTACGGACGCACCGCGAGCACGGCACCACCACGCTCGTCGCCTCCACCGTCACCGGCGACCTGGACGAACTGGCCCGCCGCGCCGGACTGCTGGCCGAGCTGACCCAGCAGGGCGAGATCGCCGGCGTCCACTTCGAGGGGCCGTTCATCAACCCCTGCCGCAAGGGCGCCCACAAGGAGGACCTGCTCCGCGACCCCGACCCGGCCGAGGTCCGCAAGCTGATCGACGCCGCGCACGGCGCCGCCCGCATGTTCACCCTCGCCACCGAGCTCCCGGGCGGGCTGGACTCCGTACGGCTGCTGGCCGAGCACGGGGTCATCGCCGCGATCGGCCACACCGACTCCACCTACGAGCAGACCCGCCAGGCCATCGACGCGGGCGCCACCGTCGCCACGCACCTGTACAACGCGATGCCCGGAATGGAGCACCGCGCACCCGGCCCGATCGCCGCCCTGCTGGAGGACGAGCGGGTCACCGTCGAGCTGATCAACGACGGCACCCACCTGCACCCCGCGATGCTGGAGCTGGCCTTCCACCACGCGGGCGCGCACCGGGTGGCGCTGATCACCGACGCGATGGACGCGGCCGGCTTCGGCGACGGGATCTACCACCTGGGGCCGCTGGAGGTCGAGGTCAAGGAGGGCGTGGCCCGCCTCGTCGAGGGCGGTTCGATCGCCGGCTCGACGCTGACCCTGGACACCGCGTTCAAGCGGTCGGTGACCCTGGACAAGCTGCCCGTGGAGTCGGTGGTGCAGGCGATCTCGGCCAATCCCGCCAAGCTGATCGGCCTGTACGACGAGGTCGGCTCGCTGGAGCCGGGCAAGTACGCCGACCTCGTCGTCCTGGACGCCGAGTTCGACGTCAAGGGCGTCATGCGGCGCGGCGAGTGGATCGTGGACCCGCTGGCCTGA
- a CDS encoding ROK family protein — MKHVIALDVGGTGMKAALIADDGTLLHEARRATGRDRGPDAVVETILEFAAELSALGRERFAAPAAAAGVAVPGIVDAENGIAVYAANLGWRDVPMRELLSGRLGGIPVALGHDVRTGGLAEGRIGAGRGADRFLFVPLGTGIAGAIGIAGRIEAGAHGYAGEIGHIVVRPGGPACGCGQYGCLETLASASAVSRAWAAASGDPAADAADCAKAVESGDARAHEVWLAAVGALADGLVTAITLLDPRTLIIGGGLAEAGETLFTPLRTAVEERVTFQRLPDIVPAALGDTAGCLGAGLLAWDLLATEVPA; from the coding sequence GTGAAACACGTCATCGCCCTCGATGTGGGCGGCACCGGGATGAAGGCCGCCCTCATCGCCGACGACGGCACCCTGCTGCACGAAGCGCGCCGCGCCACCGGCCGCGACCGGGGCCCCGACGCCGTCGTCGAGACGATCCTGGAGTTCGCCGCCGAGCTGTCCGCCCTCGGCCGCGAGCGCTTCGCCGCGCCCGCCGCCGCGGCCGGCGTCGCCGTCCCCGGCATCGTCGACGCCGAGAACGGGATCGCCGTGTACGCGGCGAACCTGGGCTGGCGCGACGTACCCATGCGCGAGCTGCTCAGCGGCCGGCTCGGCGGCATCCCGGTCGCCCTGGGCCACGACGTCCGCACGGGCGGACTCGCCGAGGGCCGCATCGGCGCCGGCCGGGGCGCCGACCGCTTCCTGTTCGTCCCCCTCGGCACCGGCATCGCCGGCGCCATCGGCATCGCCGGCCGCATCGAGGCGGGCGCCCACGGCTACGCGGGCGAGATCGGGCACATCGTGGTCCGCCCCGGCGGACCCGCCTGCGGCTGCGGCCAGTACGGCTGCCTGGAGACCCTCGCCTCCGCGTCCGCCGTCAGCCGCGCCTGGGCGGCCGCCTCCGGCGACCCGGCCGCGGACGCCGCCGACTGCGCCAAGGCCGTGGAGTCCGGCGACGCCCGCGCCCACGAGGTGTGGCTGGCCGCGGTCGGCGCCCTCGCCGACGGCCTGGTCACGGCGATCACCCTGCTGGACCCGCGCACGCTGATCATCGGTGGCGGGCTCGCCGAGGCGGGGGAAACCTTGTTCACACCACTGCGGACGGCCGTCGAGGAGCGCGTGACGTTCCAGCGGCTGCCCGACATCGTGCCGGCGGCCCTCGGGGACACCGCCGGATGCCTGGGCGCAGGGCTGCTCGCCTGGGACCTACTCGCCACGGAGGTACCTGCCTGA
- a CDS encoding extracellular solute-binding protein, translating to MKGRYQSLAATGAALSLTAAALTGCGAVGSITGDNEVTLRVVAADYGDNPQNSSAGYWKDLAAGFQKDHPGVKVEVSVYSWSEVDAKVAEMVKAGKAPDIAQIGAYADYAAAGKLYTAEELLSVSTEADFLAPLADAGKVRRVQYGMPFVASTRLLFYNEKLLTDAGVLPKDAKGGWQPKSWADLEAAAKKLKAAGVATPFALPLGREEAQAETMMWMLAGGGGYTDNEEAYAIDSADNVKTFEFLRDKMVGQGLTGALEPAKTDRQAAFDAFTRGEVGMLNGHPTLLKQAAEKGVKFGMVALPTEDGTEHPTMGVADWVMAFKNGHRKESGKFLDYLYEAKNVTTFTNKYDLLPATTTGYRAMDASTGGSATQLKTFLQALPNARLYPVGKKSWAGVSEDVKRNIGKSVQPGGQPAKVLEAIAESARKADAQ from the coding sequence GTGAAGGGCCGTTACCAGAGCCTGGCCGCGACCGGCGCCGCGCTGAGCCTGACCGCCGCGGCACTCACCGGCTGCGGAGCCGTGGGGAGCATCACCGGGGACAACGAGGTGACCCTGCGGGTCGTGGCGGCCGACTACGGGGACAATCCGCAGAACTCCTCGGCGGGCTACTGGAAGGACCTCGCCGCGGGCTTCCAGAAGGACCATCCGGGCGTCAAGGTCGAGGTCAGCGTCTACTCCTGGTCCGAGGTCGACGCCAAGGTCGCCGAGATGGTCAAGGCCGGCAAGGCCCCCGACATCGCGCAGATCGGCGCGTACGCCGACTACGCGGCCGCCGGAAAGCTGTACACGGCGGAGGAGCTGCTCTCCGTCAGCACCGAGGCCGACTTCCTGGCGCCGCTCGCCGACGCCGGCAAGGTCCGGCGGGTCCAGTACGGGATGCCCTTCGTGGCCAGCACCCGCCTGCTCTTCTACAACGAGAAGCTGCTGACGGACGCCGGGGTCCTGCCGAAGGACGCCAAGGGCGGCTGGCAGCCGAAGAGCTGGGCCGACCTGGAGGCCGCCGCGAAGAAGCTCAAGGCCGCGGGCGTGGCGACGCCGTTCGCGCTGCCGCTGGGCCGCGAGGAGGCGCAGGCCGAGACGATGATGTGGATGCTCGCGGGCGGTGGCGGCTACACCGACAACGAGGAGGCGTACGCGATCGACTCCGCCGACAACGTCAAGACGTTCGAGTTCCTGCGCGACAAGATGGTCGGCCAGGGGCTGACCGGGGCGCTGGAGCCGGCGAAGACGGACCGGCAGGCCGCGTTCGACGCCTTCACGCGGGGCGAGGTCGGCATGCTCAACGGCCACCCCACGCTGCTGAAGCAGGCGGCCGAGAAGGGCGTGAAGTTCGGCATGGTGGCCCTGCCGACCGAGGACGGCACCGAGCACCCGACGATGGGCGTCGCGGACTGGGTGATGGCTTTCAAGAACGGCCACCGCAAGGAGTCCGGGAAGTTCCTGGACTACCTGTACGAGGCCAAGAACGTGACGACGTTCACCAACAAGTACGACCTGCTCCCGGCCACCACGACCGGCTACCGGGCGATGGACGCCAGTACGGGCGGCTCGGCCACGCAGCTCAAGACGTTCCTGCAGGCGCTGCCGAACGCGCGGCTCTACCCGGTCGGCAAGAAGTCCTGGGCCGGGGTCAGCGAGGACGTCAAGCGGAACATCGGCAAGAGCGTGCAGCCGGGCGGACAGCCGGCCAAGGTCCTGGAGGCCATCGCCGAGTCGGCGCGCAAGGCGGACGCGCAGTAG
- a CDS encoding DUF3263 domain-containing protein has protein sequence MTDDVGLTATEAAVLAYEGRTWPGPGAKERAIREGLGMTPVRYYQLLNALMDDPRALAHAPGTVNRLRRIREAQRARR, from the coding sequence ATGACGGACGACGTGGGGCTGACGGCCACCGAGGCCGCGGTGCTCGCGTACGAAGGACGCACCTGGCCCGGGCCCGGAGCCAAGGAGCGGGCGATACGGGAAGGGCTGGGGATGACCCCGGTCCGCTACTACCAGCTGCTCAACGCGCTGATGGACGACCCGCGCGCGCTGGCCCACGCCCCCGGCACCGTCAACAGGCTCCGCCGCATCCGCGAGGCGCAGCGGGCCCGGCGCTGA
- the otsB gene encoding trehalose-phosphatase gives MGSHPHDLPMPVTAAGREGLEALLRAPRRSVVALDFDGTLAEIVPDPDQARAHPGAVPALSALAPEVDSVAVITGRPAGVAVRYGGFAGVPGLEHLVVLGHYGAERWDAVTGIVHAPAEHPGVAAVRAELPGFLESIGAWRGTWIEEKGRALAVHTRRADDPAAAFAALREPLAELAARHGLMVEPGRAVLELRPPGMDKGVALTEFVAERDAEAVLYAGDDLGDLAAYSAVEKRRADGLPGLLVASGSVEVPELAARADLVLGGPAEVVGFLAALAGAIRG, from the coding sequence ATGGGGAGCCATCCGCACGACTTGCCGATGCCCGTCACCGCTGCCGGACGTGAGGGCCTCGAAGCCCTGCTCCGCGCACCCCGCCGTTCCGTGGTCGCGCTCGATTTCGACGGTACCCTCGCCGAGATCGTCCCCGACCCGGACCAGGCCCGGGCCCACCCAGGGGCCGTTCCGGCCCTGTCCGCACTCGCCCCCGAGGTCGATTCGGTGGCCGTGATCACCGGTCGGCCGGCCGGCGTGGCCGTCCGCTACGGGGGCTTCGCCGGCGTTCCCGGACTGGAACACCTCGTGGTCCTCGGCCACTACGGCGCCGAGCGCTGGGACGCGGTGACCGGCATCGTCCACGCCCCCGCCGAGCACCCGGGGGTCGCCGCCGTACGGGCGGAGCTGCCCGGGTTCCTGGAGTCCATCGGCGCCTGGCGCGGCACGTGGATCGAGGAGAAGGGCCGGGCGCTGGCCGTCCACACGAGGCGCGCCGACGACCCGGCGGCGGCCTTCGCGGCACTGCGCGAACCCCTGGCCGAACTGGCGGCCCGCCACGGGCTCATGGTGGAGCCGGGCCGCGCGGTCCTGGAGCTGCGCCCCCCGGGCATGGACAAGGGCGTCGCCCTGACGGAGTTCGTGGCGGAGCGGGATGCGGAGGCGGTCCTCTACGCGGGCGACGACCTGGGCGACCTCGCCGCCTACTCCGCGGTGGAGAAGCGCCGGGCCGACGGTCTGCCGGGGCTGCTGGTGGCCAGTGGCTCGGTGGAGGTCCCCGAGCTCGCCGCCCGGGCCGACCTGGTCCTGGGCGGCCCGGCCGAGGTGGTCGGCTTCCTGGCCGCCCTGGCCGGAGCCATCCGCGGCTGA
- a CDS encoding alpha,alpha-trehalose-phosphate synthase (UDP-forming) produces MASQVLVAANRGPLSYELGDDGTLTARRGGGGLVSGLSAALARQPEALWICAALSDADREAVRRGVSETGVRMLDIDPTTYDGAYNGIANSVLWFTHHHLYDIPREPVFDARFRQQWDAYAAYNHAFAVALAEEAGEGAAVLVQDYHLALVPGELRELRPDLRISHFTHTPWASPEFLGMLPDDIRAQLLWGMLGADVVGFHTWAWAEAFVAGAHIDDASGSAGPAGDRRRGVRHRKAGADARSTEVAVYPLGVDEDELRALAHRPEVNDKLAALRTEVGDRKAIVRVDRTELSKNIIRGLLAYRELLTAHPEWRGRVVHLASAYPSRQDLEVYRSYTQAVRELAERINEEFGTRDWQPVLVSVKDDFARSLAAYRLADVALVNPVRDGMNLVAKEIPVVSDAGCALVLSTGAGAYGELREDALTVNPYDVTATAEALHAALSMPAGERLERTKRLAAAATALPPTAWFTAQLDALREA; encoded by the coding sequence ATGGCTTCTCAGGTACTCGTTGCAGCGAACCGCGGCCCGCTCTCCTACGAACTCGGCGACGACGGCACCCTCACGGCCCGGCGCGGCGGGGGCGGACTCGTCTCCGGCCTCTCCGCCGCCCTCGCCCGCCAGCCGGAGGCGCTGTGGATCTGCGCGGCGCTGTCGGACGCGGACCGGGAGGCGGTCCGGCGGGGCGTCTCCGAGACCGGCGTCCGGATGCTGGACATCGATCCCACCACGTACGACGGCGCGTACAACGGCATCGCGAACTCGGTGCTGTGGTTCACCCACCACCACCTGTACGACATCCCGCGCGAGCCGGTGTTCGACGCGCGGTTCCGGCAGCAGTGGGACGCGTACGCCGCGTACAACCACGCCTTCGCGGTGGCACTGGCCGAGGAGGCGGGCGAGGGCGCGGCCGTGCTCGTACAGGACTACCACTTGGCGCTGGTCCCCGGTGAGCTGCGCGAACTGCGGCCCGACCTGAGGATCAGCCACTTCACGCACACCCCGTGGGCCTCGCCGGAGTTCCTGGGGATGCTTCCCGACGACATCCGCGCGCAGCTGCTGTGGGGGATGCTCGGGGCGGACGTCGTGGGCTTCCACACCTGGGCCTGGGCCGAGGCCTTCGTGGCCGGGGCGCACATCGACGACGCGAGCGGCAGCGCGGGACCGGCCGGGGACCGGCGGCGCGGCGTGCGGCACCGGAAGGCGGGCGCGGACGCGCGCTCCACCGAGGTGGCCGTGTACCCGCTGGGCGTGGACGAGGACGAGCTGCGGGCGCTGGCGCACCGGCCGGAGGTCAACGACAAGCTGGCCGCGCTGCGGACTGAGGTCGGGGACCGCAAGGCGATCGTCCGGGTGGACCGGACGGAGCTGTCGAAGAACATCATCCGGGGGCTGCTGGCCTACCGGGAGCTGCTGACGGCGCACCCCGAGTGGCGCGGGCGGGTGGTGCACCTGGCCTCGGCGTACCCCTCCCGGCAGGACCTGGAGGTCTACCGGTCCTACACGCAGGCGGTACGGGAGCTGGCCGAGCGGATCAACGAGGAGTTCGGTACGCGGGACTGGCAGCCGGTGCTGGTGTCGGTGAAGGACGACTTCGCCCGCTCCCTGGCGGCGTACCGGCTGGCGGACGTGGCACTGGTCAACCCGGTGCGGGACGGGATGAACCTGGTGGCCAAGGAGATCCCGGTGGTGTCGGACGCGGGGTGCGCGCTGGTGCTGTCGACCGGGGCGGGGGCGTACGGGGAGCTGCGCGAGGACGCGCTGACGGTGAACCCGTACGACGTGACGGCGACGGCGGAGGCGCTGCACGCGGCGCTGTCCATGCCGGCGGGCGAGCGGCTGGAGCGCACGAAGCGCCTGGCCGCCGCCGCCACCGCCCTGCCCCCGACGGCCTGGTTCACGGCCCAGCTGGACGCCCTGCGCGAGGCCTGA
- a CDS encoding glucosyl-3-phosphoglycerate synthase has translation MLEEVERWFADRSWSAADRPLDQLLSAKRATGTTVSVVLPALDEEETVGAIVEVIRRDLIDGMRLPLVDELVVIDSGSTDRTAEVAAKAGARVVHRDEILPRIPAVHGKGEVLWRSLLVTGGDVVCFVDADLRDFSSAFVSGIVGPLLTEPDVQFVKAMYDRPLGDAPGQGGRVTELVARPLLNLHWPQLAGFVQPLGGEYAVRRSLLERLPFPVGYGVELGLLVDALHTVGLDALAQVDVGVRLHRHQDGQALGRMAAAIYRTAQLRLAPGNSAGHRWGHPPVRPELTQFERGPDGFTPRTHPVDTEERPPMAGVKEYSGRRVA, from the coding sequence GTGCTGGAAGAGGTGGAGCGCTGGTTCGCGGACCGCTCCTGGTCCGCGGCCGACCGACCGCTCGACCAGCTGCTGTCGGCCAAGCGGGCGACGGGCACCACGGTCAGCGTGGTGCTGCCCGCGCTCGACGAGGAGGAGACGGTCGGGGCGATCGTCGAGGTGATCCGGCGCGATCTGATCGACGGGATGCGGCTGCCCCTGGTCGACGAGCTGGTGGTGATCGACTCGGGCTCCACCGACCGGACCGCCGAGGTGGCCGCCAAGGCCGGCGCCCGGGTGGTGCACCGCGACGAGATCCTGCCGCGGATCCCGGCCGTGCACGGCAAGGGCGAGGTGCTGTGGCGCTCGCTGCTGGTGACCGGCGGGGACGTGGTCTGCTTCGTCGACGCGGACCTGCGGGACTTCTCCTCCGCCTTCGTGTCCGGGATCGTCGGCCCGCTGCTGACCGAACCGGACGTGCAGTTCGTCAAGGCGATGTACGACCGCCCGCTGGGCGACGCCCCCGGCCAGGGCGGCCGGGTCACCGAGCTCGTCGCCCGCCCCCTGCTCAATCTCCACTGGCCGCAGCTGGCCGGCTTCGTCCAGCCGCTGGGCGGCGAGTACGCCGTGCGCCGGTCCCTGCTGGAACGTTTGCCCTTCCCCGTCGGGTACGGGGTGGAGCTCGGCCTGCTGGTCGACGCGCTGCACACCGTCGGGCTGGACGCGCTGGCCCAGGTGGACGTGGGCGTACGGCTCCACCGCCATCAGGACGGCCAGGCACTCGGCCGGATGGCGGCGGCGATCTACCGGACGGCGCAGCTGCGGCTCGCGCCCGGGAACTCCGCCGGCCACCGCTGGGGGCACCCGCCCGTACGGCCGGAGCTGACGCAGTTCGAGCGCGGCCCGGACGGGTTCACGCCGCGCACCCACCCCGTGGACACCGAGGAGCGGCCGCCGATGGCCGGGGTCAAGGAGTACTCCGGCCGCCGGGTGGCGTGA
- the thrC gene encoding threonine synthase, whose amino-acid sequence MRRKGLAIMAAQTVATSVDLGPATGLSCRECGTRFELGPIFACVECFGPLEVAYDLPAGDPEALRAAIEAGPNNIWRYAPLLPVPADVASKPSLNPGFTKLVDAANLAKELGVTGKLYVKDDSGNPTHSFKDRVVAIAVEAARAFGFTTLSCSSTGNLAGAVGAAAARAGFRSCVFIPHDLEQGKVVMAGVYGGDLVGIEGNYDDVNRFCSELIGDPLGEGWGFVNVNLRPYYGEGSKTLAYEICEQLGWRLPDQIVIPIASGSQLTKIDKGLQELIKLGLVEDKPYKIFGAQAEGCSPVSTAFKAGHDVVRPQKPDTIAKSLAIGNPADGPYVLDIARRTGGYVEDVTDEQVVEAIKILAQTEGIFAETAGGVTVGVTKKLIENGQLDPALTTVVLNTGDGLKTLEAVAADSGQTATIRPSLDAFRAAGLA is encoded by the coding sequence ATGAGGAGAAAGGGCCTCGCCATCATGGCTGCACAGACTGTTGCCACCTCTGTCGATCTCGGACCTGCCACCGGCCTCTCGTGTCGTGAGTGCGGTACCCGTTTCGAGCTCGGCCCCATCTTCGCCTGCGTCGAGTGTTTCGGTCCGCTGGAAGTCGCGTACGACCTCCCGGCCGGCGACCCCGAGGCGCTGCGCGCGGCGATCGAGGCCGGCCCGAACAACATCTGGCGCTACGCCCCGCTGCTGCCCGTCCCCGCGGACGTGGCCTCCAAGCCCAGCCTGAACCCCGGCTTCACCAAGCTCGTGGACGCGGCCAACCTGGCCAAGGAGCTCGGCGTCACCGGCAAGCTGTACGTCAAGGACGACTCCGGCAACCCGACGCACTCCTTCAAGGACCGCGTCGTCGCCATCGCCGTCGAGGCCGCCCGCGCCTTCGGCTTCACCACCCTGTCCTGCTCCTCCACCGGCAACCTGGCCGGCGCCGTCGGCGCCGCGGCCGCCCGGGCCGGCTTCCGCTCCTGCGTGTTCATCCCGCACGACCTGGAGCAGGGCAAGGTCGTCATGGCCGGTGTGTACGGCGGCGACCTCGTCGGCATCGAGGGCAACTACGACGACGTCAACCGCTTCTGCTCCGAGCTCATCGGCGACCCGCTCGGCGAGGGCTGGGGCTTCGTCAACGTCAACCTGCGCCCGTACTACGGCGAGGGCTCCAAGACCCTGGCGTACGAGATCTGCGAGCAGCTCGGCTGGCGGCTGCCCGACCAGATCGTGATCCCGATCGCGTCCGGCTCGCAGCTGACGAAGATCGACAAGGGTCTGCAGGAGCTGATCAAGCTCGGGCTCGTCGAGGACAAGCCGTACAAGATCTTCGGTGCGCAGGCCGAGGGCTGCTCCCCGGTCTCGACCGCCTTCAAGGCCGGTCACGACGTGGTCCGCCCGCAGAAGCCGGACACCATCGCCAAGTCGCTCGCCATCGGCAACCCGGCCGACGGCCCGTACGTCCTGGACATCGCCCGCCGCACCGGCGGCTACGTCGAGGACGTCACCGACGAGCAGGTCGTCGAGGCCATCAAGATCCTCGCGCAGACCGAGGGCATCTTCGCCGAGACCGCGGGCGGCGTGACCGTCGGCGTGACCAAGAAGCTCATCGAGAACGGGCAGCTCGACCCGGCGCTGACCACGGTGGTCCTCAACACCGGTGACGGCCTCAAGACCCTGGAGGCGGTGGCCGCGGACAGCGGGCAGACCGCAACCATCCGCCCGAGCCTGGACGCGTTCCGCGCCGCCGGCCTGGCCTGA
- a CDS encoding MoaD/ThiS family protein — protein sequence MSVNVRIPTILRTYTGGQAEVSAEGATLSEVIASLEASHPGIAARVLDDQGKLRRFVNVYVNDDDVRFEGGLDAVTPDGAGVSIIPAVAGGC from the coding sequence ATGAGCGTCAACGTCCGCATCCCCACCATCCTGCGCACCTACACCGGCGGCCAGGCCGAGGTCTCCGCCGAGGGCGCGACCCTCTCCGAGGTCATCGCCTCCCTGGAGGCGAGCCACCCGGGCATCGCCGCCCGCGTCCTGGACGACCAGGGCAAGCTGCGCCGCTTCGTGAACGTCTACGTCAACGACGACGACGTGCGCTTCGAGGGTGGTCTGGACGCGGTGACGCCGGACGGCGCGGGCGTCTCGATCATCCCCGCCGTCGCGGGCGGCTGCTGA
- a CDS encoding cold-shock protein, translating into MAQGTVKWFNAEKGYGFIAVDGGADVFVHYSAIQMDGYRTLEEGQRVEFEISQGQKGPQADMVKLAV; encoded by the coding sequence ATGGCTCAGGGCACCGTCAAGTGGTTCAACGCGGAGAAGGGCTACGGCTTCATCGCGGTCGACGGTGGTGCGGATGTGTTCGTCCACTACAGCGCCATCCAGATGGACGGGTACCGCACCCTTGAAGAGGGTCAGCGGGTCGAGTTCGAGATCTCGCAGGGCCAGAAGGGTCCGCAGGCGGACATGGTCAAGCTCGCCGTCTAG